In the Arachis ipaensis cultivar K30076 chromosome B10, Araip1.1, whole genome shotgun sequence genome, one interval contains:
- the LOC107620567 gene encoding uncharacterized protein LOC107620567: protein MEAKEMELMQLKQGSMSVAEYTNKFEELCKFSWVCQGDPETYECWRCIKYQRGLKDSIMTAVAPIEIRVFSDLVNKARVVEEYAKTVAVSRDTHGGGSSKGRGKYHHPRGQSFKRGGYAHKGQRGRGSQSGCFNYGFPGHIARDCTQGKNPNAGHSQHQGRVFAVNAKDTSKADPLMRGIYLFGDKSLIVLYDTGASYSFISFAKVEELGLKVSELPFDLHVHTPHQTVMTRSGCRQVGFKLEGRDFGHDLICLPIVGLEMILGFD, encoded by the exons ATGGAAGCGAAGGAGATGGAGCTAATGCAACTGAAGCAAGGTTCCATGTCTGTGGCTGAGTACACCAACAAGTTCGAAGAGCTTTGTAAGTTTTCTTGGGTATGTCAGGGTGACCCAGAGACTTACGAGTGCTGGAGGTGTATTAAGTACCAGAGGGGTTTGAAGGATAGCattatgactgctgtggctcctatAGAGATCCGTGTCTTCTCCGACTTGGTAAACAAAGCAAGGGTGGTGGAGGAATATGCTAAGACAGTGGCTGTGTCCAGGGACACTCATGGAGGAGGTAGTAGTAAAGGGCGTGGCAAGTATCACCATCCGAGAGGTCAAAGCTTCaagagaggaggatatgcgcATAAAGGTCAAAGAG GGAGAGGAAGTCAGAGTGGTTGCTTCAATTATGGATTTCCTGGCCATATCGCGAGGGATTGCACTCAGGGAAAGAACCCGAATGCGGGTCATAGTCAGCACCAGGGGCGAGTCTTTGCTGTGAATGCCAAGGATACTTCCAAGGCGGATCCGTTAATGAGAGGTATTTATTTATTTGGTGATAAGTCTTTAATTGTATTATATGATACTGGAGCATCGTATTCGTTTATCTCGTTTGCTAAAGTTGAAGAGTTAGGCTTGAAAGTGTCAGAGTTACCTTTTGatctgcatgtacatactccACATCAGACAGTTATGACTAGATCAGGTTGTagacaagtaggtttcaagcttgagggtagagaTTTTGGGCATGATTTGATCTGTTTACCTATAGTTGGGTTGGAGATGATTTTAGGGTTTGATTAG